A single window of Mycosarcoma maydis chromosome 1, whole genome shotgun sequence DNA harbors:
- a CDS encoding enoyl-CoA hydratase PHS1 (related to PHS1 - essential 3-hydroxyacyl-CoA dehydratase of the ER membrane), which yields MPPKASTSRKASANAKPAKRGPAAPIKYYLILFNFVSFFGWVVVLSTLIKHLAMGPQTFSPSVKFASDLLARFRLAKIGIVKSYSHLFPEPIAQLLERASNSHTFVGPVVALVQSLAILEVVHAAIGWVRSPVTTTAIQVASRLFMVWGVTERYSQAWTSPFYASMVLAWAITECVRYPFYANQLLNSEGPGLLWARYTLFYVLYPIGAASEAMCILATLPNGLPFNKPAAWDLRAYVFAGLFVIWWPGLYVMYTYMIKQRRKVIGKGFWGNKLVDELREKKKQ from the coding sequence ATGCCGCCCAAGGCCTCCACTAGCAGAAAGGCTTCGGCCAACGCCAAGCCTGCCAAGCGTGGTCCGGCCGCTCCTATCAAGTACTATCTTATCCTTTTCAACTTTGTCTCATTCTTCGGATGGGTCGTCGTGCTCTCGACGTTGATCAAGCACCTCGCCATGGGCCCACAGACCTTTTCTCCCTCCGTCAAGTTCGCTTCCGATTTGCTGGCTCGCTTCCGTCTCGCCAagatcggcatcgtcaaGTCATACTCGCATCTCTTCCCGGAGCCCATTGCCCAGCTGCTCGAAAGAGCCTCCAACTCGCACACTTTTGTCGGCCCTGTCGTTGCGCTCGTCCagtcgctcgccatcctcgaggTTGTCCACGCCGCCATCGGCTGGGTGAGGAGCCCtgtcaccaccaccgccatccAGGTTGCCTCGCGTCTGTTCATGGTGTGGGGCGTTACTGAGCGATACTCACAGGCCTGGACTAGCCCCTTCTACGCTTCCATGGTGCTTGCTTGGGCCATCACAGAGTGCGTTCGATACCCCTTCTACGCAAACCAGCTTCTCAACTCCGAGGGTCCTGGTCTACTATGGGCTCGATACACTCTCTTTTACGTTCTCTATCCCATCGGTGCCGCTTCCGAAGCTATGTGCATCCTTGCTACGCTGCCCAACGGCCTTCCTTTCAACAAGCCTGCCGCCTGGGATCTGCGCGCTTATGTCTTTGCCGGCCTCTTTGTCATCTGGTGGCCTGGCCTTTACGTCATGTACACGTACATGATCAAGCAACGCCGCAAGGTCATCGGAAAGGGATTCTGGGGCAACAAGCTCGTTGATGAGCTTcgcgagaagaagaagcagtgA
- a CDS encoding translation machinery-associated protein 20 (related to TMA20 - Protein putative involved in cytoplasmic ribosome function) produces MSLFKKFEPKPDLGPATALKSSVRRVIRQKLTDQYPALAKDEGALLEAAWPNKASVTTVKFAREHVQMLISDKQVLFFQHYDDWYLPSLKLLHKFPDMLPSVQVDRGAIKFVLSGANVMSPGLTSAGGKLPDPSKGEEPVKKGQCVAIRAQGKDEILAVGVMSMDTEEVRKTGKGIAIENIHYLGDDLWLTLAKGGI; encoded by the exons ATGTCGCTGTTCAAGAAGTTCGAGCCCAAACCCGATCTGGGTCCCGCTACAGCACTCAAGTCTTCGGTGCGCAGAGTGATCCGCCAAAAGCTCACCGACCAATATCCAGCACTAGCCAAGGACGAGGGTGCGCTCCTGGAAGCAGCATGGCCCAATAAGGCCTCGGTGACCACGGTCAAGTTCGCAAGGGAGCATGTACAGATGCTTATTTCCGACAAGCAGGTGCTCTTCTTTCAGCACTATGACGATTGGTacttgccgagcttgaagctgctgcacaaAT TCCCTGATATGCTTCCATCGGTACAGGTCGACCGCGGAGCCATCAAGTTTGTGCTATCTGGTGCCAATGTTATGTCGCCCGGATTGACAAGCGCAGGTGGCAAGCTACCGGATCCATCAAAGGGAGAAGAGCCTGTCAAGAAGGGGCAGTGCGTTGCCATCAGAGCACAGGGAAAAGACGAGATTCTCGCCGTCGGTGTCATGTCGATGGACACGGAAGAAGTACGAAAAACCGGGAAGGGTATTGCGATAGAAAACATTCATTACCTTGGAGACGATCTATGGTTGACGCTGGCCAAAGGTGGCATCTGa
- a CDS encoding putative amidase, producing MSTVASPSSSSWRQAAAAKLKSRFASIPSEWHLPASILSDINEKSGTDVRSIPASCGILSASELEITETPVAELLVKLQSRDWTSEAVTTAFCKRASIAHQLTNCLTEIFFDEAISQAKKLDEQYEATRKHAGPLAGLPISLKDNFNLKGKDSNIGFVAWIGDASDHDSTLVTILREQGAVLYCKTATPTAMMIAETVSNANGRTLNPVNTRLTPGGSSGGESALLAMKGSPLGVGTDIGGSIRIPCSFTGLWGLKPSFGRFPTGKCKSGLAGQEAVLSINGPMCNDFQGLEIFAKTVVDTEPWLSDPKCLPIPWTPVATAASSLPRSLTLLMLTDNGIVTPTPPLQRAMKHAIAKLRAAGHNVIEWDASSNAADAELFARGEHYIAAFFRAEGGATLHSIMEASGEHVDWVNGLARTDASYELSVKQMWQLQAKRNAWQTELLSRIQQVAGVKHFDAIVSPVAAEVSTSHDAYHHIFYTGCWNMMDMPAVVMPLQNFSVDKKLDAVPADFKVKSENEAQVWTQYKVEEVHGLPICLQVVGQRLRDENTLAVAKKIYDDCK from the coding sequence ATGTCGACCGTAGCTtcgccatcttcatcctctTGGAGACAAGCGgctgcagccaagctcaagtcTCGTTTTGCCAGCATCCCTTCAGAGTGGCACCTGCCAGCATCGATTCTCAGCGACATTAACGAGAAGAGTGGAACAGATGTGCGTTCCATCCCTGCCTCATGCGGTATCTTGAGCGCGAGCGAGCTTGAGATTACCGAAACCCCCGTCGCCGAACTTCTCGTCAAGCTACAGTCTCGTGACTGGACTTCGGAAGCGGTCACCACGGCCTTCTGCAAACGGGCCAGCATTGCACATCAACTCACCAACTGCCTCACCGAGATCTTCTTTGATGAAGCCATTTCTCAAGCTAAAaagcttgacgagcagtACGAGGCTACGCGCAAGCACGCAGGTCCACTCGCAGGTCTGCCCATCAGTCTCAAGGACAACTTCAACCTAAAGGGCAAAGACTCCAATATCGGTTTTGTCGCGTGGATCGGCGATGCCTCAGACCACGATTCGACGCTCGTGACTATCTTGCGCGAGCAGGGTGCCGTGCTGTACTGCAAGACGGCAACACCGACCGCAATGATGATTGCCGAGACTGTTTCGAATGCCAATGGTCGTACACTCAACCCAGTCAACACGAGGCTGACGCCTGGTGGTAGCTCGGGTGGTGAATcagcgctgcttgcgaTGAAGGGCAGTCCGCTTGGTGTAGGAACCGACATTGGTGGCAGTATTCGCATTCCCTGTTCGTTCACAGGTCTGTGGGGTCTCAAACCCTCTTTTGGACGCTTCCCCACCGGAAAGTGCAAGAGTGGGTTGGCTGGTCAGGAGGCTGTATTGTCCATCAACGGACCCATGTGCAACGACTTTCAGGGACTCGAGATTTTCGCAAAGACGGTGGTAGATACAGAACCGTGGCTTTCGGACCCCAAGTGTCTTCCTATTCCCTGGACACCTGTCGCTACGGCTGCTTCGTCGCTTCCTCGTTCACTCACCTTGCTCATGTTGACGGACAATGGCATTGTGACACCTACGCCGCCGCTTCAGCGCGCCATGAAGCATGCAATTGCTAAGCTGCGTGCAGCAGGTCACAATGTTATCGAGTGGGACGCTTCGAGCAAcgctgcagatgcagaaCTGTTCGCACGCGGCGAGCATTATATCGCGGCGTTCTTCCGTGCCGAAGGCGGAGCCACTTTACACTCGATCATGGAGGCCTCGGGCGAGCACGTCGACTGGGTTAACGGTCTTGCCAGAACCGATGCTAGCTACGAGCTGAGCGTCAAACAAATGTGGCAGCTACAGGCCAAACGCAACGCATGGCAAACAGAGCTGCTATCACGCATTCAACAAGTCGCTGGCGTCAAGCACTTTGACGCCATAGTAAGTCCTGTTGCCGCTGAAGTGTCAACTTCGCATGATGCCTACCATCATATCTTTTACACTGGCTGCTGGAACATGATGGACATGCCGGCGGTTGTTATGCCGCTCCAGAACTTCAGTGTCGACAAGAAGCTGGATGCGGTGCCCGCCGACTTCAAAGTCAAGAGCGAAAATGAAGCCCAAGTGTGGACTCAGTACAaggtggaggaggtgcACGGTCTGCCCATATGTCTGCAGGTGGTGGGCCAGCGGCTGCGAGACGAAAACACGCTGGCGGTCGCGAAGAAGATTTACGATGACTGTAAATAG
- a CDS encoding uncharacterized protein (related to ZIM17 - Zinc finger Motif protein, mitochondrial): MSARTIASAVARNVASTSRQTLPLLTRQAASRRVHAQLGSESRMRAYSSMLPGMLPVSKSVQRRTLRTASVLHNDGSRIEAFIPETSARSTTDGSSTTNHKAAASIPVTGQRTPIAQIEQRLAITFTCTVDACGHRSSHEFSKRSYTKGIVIVQCPGCKNRHLIADNLSWFTETEQDPRTIEQMIEAKGGTVRRGTVDGETGETIEILS, encoded by the coding sequence ATGTCTGCAAGAACGATTGCCTCAGCTGTGGCACGCAACGTTGCTTCCACTAGTCGACAGACGCTTCCGCTCTTGACTAGGCAAGCCGCTTCTCGACGGGTACATGCTCAGCTTGGATccgaatcaagaatgcgAGCATACAGCTCGATGCTTCCTGGTATGCTTCCTGTCAGCAAGTCAGTTCAGCGTCGAACTCTTCGCACAGCATCCGTACTGCACAACGACGGATCGCGTATCGAGGCATTCATCCCCGAGACTTCAGCTCGCTCAACGACGGACGGCAGCTCCaccacgaaccacaaagcagcagcctcaaTCCCAGTCACCGGTCAACGTACACCAATCGCACAAATCGAACAACGCCTCGCCATCACCTTCACATGCACCGTAGACGCATGTGGACACCGAAGCTCGCACGAATTTTCCAAAAGGTCCTACACCAAAGGCATCGTTATCGTCCAATGTCCCGGCTGCAAGAACCGCCATTTGATCGCAGATAACCTCTCCTGGTTCACAGAGACGGAACAAGATCCCAGGACAATCGAACAGATGATCGAGGCCAAGGGAGGCACCGTCAGGAGAGGCACCGTCGACGGAGAGACAGGTGAAACCATCGAAATTCTTTCCTGA
- a CDS encoding uncharacterized protein (related to 4-coumarate-CoA ligase 1), which produces MTAITTGLKVPFPQDQNLHTFLFSNPLQHHPNQFSDRYPNHTFDGSPIPEQRPILVHDGTGAQLSWARLRADSLRLARSLQTLTGDGGGERWITLAPWYHVYGLATVLLPTIAIGTTLIIPASPKFDLGYYLGLVTRYRATFSHIAPAVAVALRSCAHLDPSSPQSKGIDLSSIAAFLTGGAPVPVEVVRKVYERTGKYIQLGYGTTETCSTSQTGGLGLDADDQVSRDELGSAGFPSPNTEIQIRPLPGTSKEQVEHRRQEIATVSRQARERGERSPLDPGMVGEVLIRAPGVMSGYFSGLSSETHSALDVALTAAAFTDDGWYRSGDEGCLDANGRLWITGRTKELIKVKGFQVPPAELDDLFATHPELVDAAATGIVQDTSTGEEQVLLLVVPKDKSILTQQENMRQLAARLHTWVADKCAYYKWPSVYLFSASAPRNPTGKLLRKDIAAAQGFRVHIVKQSRNASSPGAMAKL; this is translated from the exons ATGACGGCAATCACCACTGGTCTCAAGGTTCCGTTTCCTCAAGACCAGAACCTCCACACTTTCCTTTTCAGCAACCCACTTCAGCATCATCCCAATCAATTTTCCGATCGCTACCCGAACCATACCTTCGATGGCAGCCCTATTCCCGAACAGCGTCCCATTTTGGTGCACGATGGTACAGGTGCGCAGCTCAGCTGGGCAAGACTCAGAGCCGACAGCTTGCGTCTAGCTCGCTCTCTCCAGACATTGACCGGC GACGGCGGTGGTGAGCGATGGATCACCCTTGCTCCATGGTATCACGTCTATGG CCTGGCCACTGTGTTGCTTCCGACGATCGCGATCGGTACCACGCTCATCATTCCAGCGTCGCCGAAGTTCGATCTGGGCTACTATCTCGGTCTGGTGACTCGCTACCGGGCTACTTTCAGCCATATTGCGCCTGCCGTAGCTGTTGCGCTTCGTTCGTGCGCGCATCTGGACCCAAGCTCTCCGCAAAGCAAAGGCATCGATCTTTCGAGCATTGCCGCTTTCCTTACTGGAGGCGCTCCAGTGCCGGTCGAAGTTGTGCGCAAAGTGTACGAGCGCACCGGAAAATACATTCAACTTGGGTACGGGACCACCGAGACATGCTCTACCTCGCAGACCGGTgggcttggcttggatgcCGACGACCAGGTTTCACGAGATGAGCTGGGCAGTGCAGGCTTTCCCTCGCCCAACACTGAAATCCAGATCCGGCCGTTGCCGGGTACGAGCAAGGAGCAAGTGgagcatcgacgacaagaGATTGCCACTGTGTCGCGTCAGGCTCGAGAGCGCGGTGAGCGTTCGCCGCTGGATCCAGGCATGGTGGGCGAAGTGCTGATCCGTGCACCTGGCGTAATGTCGGGATACTTTTCGGGACTCTCGTCAGAAACGCATTCGGCACTCGACGTGGCGCTGACTGCAGCCGCATTCACCGATGATGGCTGGTACCGTTCTGGCGACGAGGGATGTCTGGATGCCAATGGTCGCTTGTGGATCACTGGTCGAACCAAGGAGCTCATCAAAGTCAAAGGATTCCAAGTGCCACCTGCCGAACTCGACGATCTGTTCGCTACACATcccgagctcgtcgatgcagccgctACGGGTATCGTACAGGACACGTCGACAGGTGAAGAacaggtgctgctgctcgtcgtgcCCAAGGACAAGTCCATTCTGACGCAACAAGAAAACATGCGCCAGCTCGCCGCACGACTTCACACCTGGGTCGCCGACAAGTGCGCTTACTACAAATGGCCAAGCGTCTACCTCTTCTCAGCGTCAGCACCGCGAAACCCAACCGGCAAGTTGCTCAGGAAGGACattgctgcagctcaaggctTCCGGGTGCACATCGTCAAGCAGTCCAGGAATGCTTCTTCGCCTGGTGCGATGGCCAAATTGTAA
- a CDS encoding uncharacterized protein (related to PNS1 - Protein of unknown function) encodes MSQQYSYGGGGGAGYPPPQMQPPNSYAQANYQGQPQGAQNQYYNGQQPHHNAPQQYYGNDYKQPLKPEGFEGERLQPKPKFRDPIFLVLFLLVFAGFIALSVICLRSYSNADVNVSIGRANVAGSTLNGHTAIMFMICCAVALVLSFVYILLVRTFPKIILEATLLLTTLSNVAFCVYLWVRGNTAAAIIFTIFAVLSVIAYFFMRKRIPLAKLILVTVIRTAEQYKSVYVVALGGLIVETAFSAWTSWVVVAAYQRFEPSGQAAGSSSSNASIIGIMVFIVFAYYWISEVIKNIAFTTVAGIFGVAYYNANKVANAAWGAFRRSMTYSLGSICFGSLIVAILDLLRALFNILQSQAASDGDMTGQILACVAGCCVSCIQGLVDYFNRYAYINIALYGNGYITAAKETWALLKDRGIDAIINDSLVNIVFNCGAFIIGLLTALFAFIYEQLTNPRYLQNDAGYYSIVLLVAFGLGFNIALSVGAGSIASGVSTYFVALAEDPYILQGKNPELFEMIRQQYPQVVQGVNH; translated from the coding sequence ATGTCGCAACAATACTCGTACGGCGGCGGAGGCGGGGCTGGCTATCCACCTCCCCAAATGCAGCCGCCTAACTCGTATGCACAAGCTAACTACCAAGGTCAGCCGCAAGGCGCTCAGAACCAGTACTATAATGGTCAGCAACCACACCACAATGCGCCACAACAGTACTATGGCAACGACTACAAGCAACCCCTCAAACCAGAGGGCTTTGAAGGCGAGCGTCTCCAGCCCAAACCCAAGTTCAGGGATCCCATCTTCCTCGttctcttcttgctcgtctttgctgGCTTTATCGCGCTCTCGGTCATCTGTCTCCGCAGCTACTCTAATGCCGACGTCAACGTCTCCATTGGTCGTGCCAATGTCGCCGGCAGTACACTCAACGGCCATACCGCTATCATGTTTATGATCTGCTGTGCCGTTGCGCTCGTCTTGTCTTTCGTCTACATCTTGCTCGTACGAACTTTCCCCAAAATCATCCTCGAAGCAACGCTACTCTTGACCACGCTCTCCAACGTCGCTTTCTGCGTCTACCTCTGGGTTCGAGGCAACACGGCTGCCGCCATTATCTTCACCATCTTTGCCGTGCTGAGCGTGATCGCCTACTTTTTCATGCGCAAACGAATCCCGCTCGCAaagctcatcctcgtcaccgTCATCCGCACCGCCGAGCAGTACAAGAGCGTTTATGTCGTCGCTCTTGGTGGGCTGATTGTTGAGACCGCTTTCAGTGCTTGGACTAGTTGggtcgtcgttgctgcttATCAGCGTTTTGAACCCTCGGGCCAAGCTGCCGGtagcagctcgagcaacgcgTCGATCATCGGCATCATGGTCTTTATCGTTTTCGCTTACTACTGGATCTCGGAAGTCATCAAAAACATCGCCTTCACCACCGTCGCCGGCATCTTTGGTGTCGCCTACTACAACGCCAACAAAGTCGCCAACGCCGCCTGGGGCGCTTTCCGTCGATCAATGACCTACAGCCTcggctcgatctgcttcggttcgctcatcgtcgccatccttgaCCTCTTGCGCGCGCTCTTCAACATCCTCCAAAGCCAGGCTGCTTCCGACGGAGACATGACCGGTCAGATCCTTGCCTGCGTCGCCGGTTGCTGCGTCAGCTGTATCCAGGGGCTCGTCGACTACTTCAACCGCTACGCCTACATCAACATCGCCCTCTACGGAAACGGCTACATCACCGCAGCCAAGGAAACATGGGCCCTGCTCAAAGACCGCGGTATCGACGCGATCATCAACGATTCGCTTGTCAACATCGTCTTCAACTGCGGTGCTTTCATCATCGGCCTGCTGACCGCTCTGTTTGCGTTTATCTATGAGCAATTGACCAATCCGCGGTATCTACAGAACGATGCGGGCTACTATTCAatcgtcttgcttgtcGCTTTCGGCTTGGGCTTCAACATTGCGCTCAGCGTCGGTGCTGGAAGTATCGCGAGCGGTGTCAGCACCTACTTTGTCGCTTTGGCCGAGGACCCTTACATTCTGCAGGGCAAGAATCCGGAGCTCTTTGAGATGATCCGTCAGCAATACCCCCAAGTCGTACAGGGCGTCAACCACTAG
- a CDS encoding uncharacterized protein (related to NADH-dependent flavin oxidoreductase), whose product MSHLEALKKPVVFSNGVTAPNATLKSAMTERLCTWSEDDFKKRGWPTPEYINLYKTWGEGEIGTIVLGNIPCDARYPEAKKNACIDPEIGSHQEYVEAYKPVIDAASAHGSLVIAQVTHAGRQTSEEIASIPVSSSDVQCPPGMGMTFGKPRPLTVDEIHDIARRFGFAAKVLYEAKANGIELHAAHGYLLSQFLSPRVNKRTDQYGGNLEGRSRIVFEIIESIRKAVPDPKFIISIKINSADFADGGFDAEESFTMSKKLEAAGVGLIELSGGTYESSGFEHKKESTIARESFFIEFAERIRPHLSTARLAVTGGFRSSKAMAKAVEERSCDIVGLARPLCGEPHLCKHLLSGKQQKARDVHPDLPRQIEIGACVVQLNQIGHGATPCDTSTAEGAKFATDAVMRLREPEHGAEKDQKL is encoded by the coding sequence ATGTCGCACCTTGAAGCCCTCAAAAAGCCCGTCGTCTTTTCTAACGGCGTAACAGCTCCCAATGCAACGCTCAAGAGTGCCATGACCGAGCGTCTTTGCACGTGGTCCGAAGACGATTTCAAGAAGCGTGGCTGGCCTACACCCGAATACATCAACCTGTACAAGACGTGGGGCGAGGGTGAGATTGGCACCATTGTCCTTGGCAACATTCCATGTGATGCTCGTTACCCtgaagccaagaagaaTGCATGCATCGACCCCGAGATTGGCTCACACCAAGAGTACGTCGAGGCGTATAAGCCGgtcatcgatgctgccagCGCGCACGGCTCACTCGTCATCGCCCAGGTGACTCACGCTGGTCGACAGACCTCGGAAGAGATCGCTTCTATTCCCGTCTCCTCGTCCGACGTGCAGTGTCCTCCGGGTATGGGCATGACCTTTGGCAAACCTCGCCCTTTGACCGTGGACGAGATCCATGACATTGCGCGTCGGTTCGGTTTCGCTGCCAAGGTGCTCTACGAAGCCAAGGCCAATGGTATCGAGCTACACGCTGCACACGGCTATCTCTTGTCGCAATTCCTATCGCCACGTGTTAACAAACGTACCGACCAGTACGGTGGTAACCTTGAAGGTCGTTCGCGTATCGTGTTTGAAATCATCGAGAGCATCCGCAAGGCGGTCCCGGATCCCAAGTTTATCATTTCGATCAAGATCAACTCGGCCGACTTTGCCGATGGCGGATTCGACGCCGAAGAATCGTTCACCATgtccaagaagctcgaagctgccgGTGTTGGCTTGATCGAGCTTTCGGGTGGAACGTACGAGAGCAGCGGATTCGAGCACAAGAAGGAGTCGACCATCGCGCGTGAATCGTTCTTCATCGAGTTTGCCGAACGCATCCGACCACACCTCAGCACGGCTCGTCTCGCCGTCACGGGAGGCTTCCGTTCGTCCAAGGCGATGGCAAAGGCTGTGGAAGAAAGGTCGTGTGACATTGTCGGTCTCGCGAGACCTCTCTGCGGCGAGCCTCACCTTTGCAAGCACTTGCTCAgcggcaagcagcagaaggCAAGAGACGTGCACCCCGACTTGCCGCGACAGATTGAGATCGGCGCCTGCGTCGTCCAGCTTAACCAGATCGGCCACGGCGCTACTCCATGCGAcacctccaccgccgaAGGTGCCAAGTTTGCCACCGACGCCGTCATGCGTCTCAGGGAACCTGAACACGGTGCAGAGAAGGACCAGAAGCTCTAA